From the genome of Flavobacterium sediminis:
GCAAAACATAAACACCCATCAAGGGAAACGATTGCGAGAATAGTTTATAATGAAAAACGGAATTTTAATAACAAAAGATATATATATTTTAATTACCCTATTGAAGAAATTAAGAAAAAATCAGGAGTATTTATAAATGAGAATGATGTTAAAGATGGTAATTGGGAGTATCTTAATAAGAATGAATTTTAAATCAAATGGCATTAGAACTAATTAAAAAAAGTTGTGTAAAAGTTTCTATTATTATAGATGGAGAGACAGTAAAGCAAGGTAGTGGTGTTATTATTCATTTTAGTAGTAAATTTTATGTATTGACAGCATATCATTGCGTTGACGATAATGAAATTGAAAATATAATCATTGAAAGACAAGAACATTATAACAGTAATTTTGAAAAAATTGAAATTATATCAAAAGTAGAGTTTGATATAGATAATGATTGGATGCTACTTGAAGTAGATTATCAAGATGATGATTTAAAAAACATTAAAACTGCTAAAAATTTTATAGCTGACGAAGTAGTTAGTTTTTCTGGATATCAAAACATATTAGAGAGAGATAGAAGAAAATGGGATGCAAAAATATTAGATTTAGCAACTTCTTCATTTAAGATTACACTAGAAGGTAAAAGTTTTCAACAAGCAGGAGAAGATGCGGTTAGTATAGCGGAAGGATTGTCGGGAAGTGGTGTCTACGTAATTAAAGATGGAAAACCATATCTAATAGGTATTTTATGTTCTATAAAGGATGAAAAGGGTTTTAATGATGATATTGATTGCTGTCTTATAACCAATTTAATCAAATATATTTCTGAATGTCAGGATTTATCAGACATGGATTATTTAGATAAATGGTCTGAGAATTTAGAAAACAGAAGTGTTGAAGAAGAAATTGAAGAATGGAAAAATAGTAATGTTAAACAATTTGAAGATATAATCAGGAAAAATAAAGTTCTATATGGTGATAACCAAATAGCAGATAGAAAAACTAGTATTGATATAAAAAAATATCAATCCATTAAAAATAATATAGATGAATATGAAGATAAATATCCTGAATTGTTTAAAAAATTTAGAGAAATAATAAAGAGATATAAGGATACTGTAGAGTATGATTTTACTGGTGAAGTTGAAAATTCAAGTGTAGCGAAAGAAGTAAGACGTTCTTTAAACGAAAGCTTAAAAAGAGAACTTGAAAAGATATTTAATGCTGATATGAAATTAGATATTACAGAATATCAAATAATTGAATGGTTAATGGACTGCACTTTAAATTTTATACCTAAGAAAAATGATTAATATAATTCTAAAAAGTAAGGAAGTATCTTTCCCAATTAAATACAATGGTTATTACAAGCTAATACTAATGTTGGCAATAATAAAGTATTGTGGGAGAGGTGGGAAAGCATCAATCACATTGATACATTTAATTTTTTGGAGTATACGATCCAATGAAAATTATACCGTTATAATGGAAATACAGAAGCAAATTCGATCAAGTTTAGTGCCTTGGTCTTTTGAAACAGGCATTGAAAAAATATTAGCTTTAGCTTTCATAAATGAACTTTGTAAAAAAGAAGTTTCTGGAGGAGAAATAGAGTTAAGTTTAACAGAGCATGGAAATCAAGTTTTGGAAGAAATTATTAAAGAGGAATTATTTGTAGAGGAAATTAATAGAATAAAAACAATAGGACAGATACCTAAAAACAGAATTAAAAAAGCTAATTCAAATTGGAAATTAATATAGTCTAAGTTATGCTAATTTTAAAAAGATTAAGACTGGAAATTATTACATCTGATCAAGATAGTGATGATAATATATATGGATTTGATTTTTCCTTTAAGGAGGGATTAAATATAATTGCTGGACAAAATTCAAGGGGTAAAACAACTATTAATTCTTGTATTTACTACGCTTTAGGTATGGAAGAATTATTGGGCGCTCAAAATGACAAAGCTTTAGATAAGTCATTAAAAGAAAATTTTACAACTATTAATGGGAAGAACATATTAATCATGATATTTTAGTATCTAAAGTTTTCTTGGAAGTTTCAAATTCTAGAGAAACAAAAACGATTGAAAGATATATAAAGTCAAGTTCTGAGGATAATAAACTATGCAAAGTATTTAATTCTAATATTGATGGAGTTAATATAGCTGAGATCACCAAACTTTTCGTCAGAGGTAACAATAATAATGAAAATGAAAATGGATTTTATAATTGGCTTTCTGAATTTATAGGAGTTGAGTTGCCATTAGTAATTAATAATTCAAAGAAAGACGGTTATAGTCCATTATATATGCAAACAATATTTTCTTCATTATTCATTGAGCAAACAAAAGGATGGTCAGATTTTTTTGCG
Proteins encoded in this window:
- a CDS encoding trypsin-like serine protease, translated to MALELIKKSCVKVSIIIDGETVKQGSGVIIHFSSKFYVLTAYHCVDDNEIENIIIERQEHYNSNFEKIEIISKVEFDIDNDWMLLEVDYQDDDLKNIKTAKNFIADEVVSFSGYQNILERDRRKWDAKILDLATSSFKITLEGKSFQQAGEDAVSIAEGLSGSGVYVIKDGKPYLIGILCSIKDEKGFNDDIDCCLITNLIKYISECQDLSDMDYLDKWSENLENRSVEEEIEEWKNSNVKQFEDIIRKNKVLYGDNQIADRKTSIDIKKYQSIKNNIDEYEDKYPELFKKFREIIKRYKDTVEYDFTGEVENSSVAKEVRRSLNESLKRELEKIFNADMKLDITEYQIIEWLMDCTLNFIPKKND
- a CDS encoding AAA family ATPase, yielding MLILKRLRLEIITSDQDSDDNIYGFDFSFKEGLNIIAGQNSRGKTTINSCIYYALGMEELLGAQNDKALDKSLKENFTTINGKNILIMIF